A stretch of the Tannerella serpentiformis genome encodes the following:
- a CDS encoding TatD family hydrolase — protein MKLIDSHTHLYAEDFYSDRDIVIERAKAAGVTAVLLPNIDESSIAPMFCLCDEHPEFAFPMMGVHPTSVDSHYSSKLQAIEKMLTKRPYCGIGEIGIDLHWEQAYLKEQRIVFEEQLKWSVDMNLPVSIHVRDAFSEVFDCIYKVGAERLKGVFHCFSGTVDELEEIKRMQRFKIGVNGIVTFKKSALSDIIRMVPSTMLLLETDAPYLSPSPYRGKRNEPAFLVEVVRKVAEELQISEEAVADLTRENTLALFDIPFPTSN, from the coding sequence ATGAAGTTGATAGACAGTCATACCCACCTTTACGCCGAGGATTTTTACAGTGATCGGGATATAGTAATAGAACGAGCAAAGGCTGCTGGAGTGACGGCCGTACTATTACCAAATATAGACGAGTCGAGCATTGCTCCGATGTTTTGCTTATGTGATGAGCATCCTGAATTTGCCTTTCCGATGATGGGGGTACATCCGACAAGTGTGGACTCTCACTATTCGTCAAAACTACAGGCGATAGAGAAAATGTTGACAAAGCGTCCTTATTGTGGAATTGGTGAAATTGGAATCGATTTACACTGGGAACAGGCGTATCTGAAAGAGCAAAGGATTGTGTTCGAAGAACAGTTGAAGTGGAGTGTCGATATGAATCTTCCTGTAAGCATTCATGTTCGTGACGCTTTTTCAGAAGTGTTTGACTGCATATATAAGGTAGGAGCGGAGAGATTGAAAGGTGTTTTTCATTGCTTTTCAGGGACGGTCGATGAATTGGAGGAAATAAAGCGCATGCAGCGATTCAAGATAGGAGTTAATGGGATCGTTACTTTCAAAAAGTCTGCATTGTCTGATATTATACGGATGGTACCATCAACGATGCTTTTATTAGAGACAGATGCGCCATATTTATCTCCTTCACCGTATCGAGGAAAACGGAATGAGCCAGCTTTTCTCGTAGAAGTCGTAAGGAAGGTGGCGGAAGAATTGCAGATATCAGAGGAGGCAGTGGCAGATCTTACAAGAGAGAACACATTGGCCCTGTTTGATATTCCATTTCCTACATCTAATTGA
- a CDS encoding polyprenyl synthetase family protein, translating into MLSFEYILKAIEEAIHQLRFDDSPQSLFDPIVYTLSEGGKRLRPAFVLMACNLYRDDIECAMSSALGVEMFHNFTLLHDDLMDEAKKRRNQPTVHVKWDRNTAVLSGDAMLIVSYRLIGQTPSSSLKLVLDLFTQTALEICEGQQFDMEFERRDDVTEEEYMEMIRLKTAVLLACSLKMGALIGGASVHDAEVLYRFGIHIGLAFQLQDDMLDVYGDTSTFGKNIGGDILCDKKTFLSVLMYQLATDEQKTCIAHYRKENDSVYTANEKISVITSIYDELKLRERTQSRIKYHYDLAGSELARLSVNQERSQELLRVCSLLIDRAK; encoded by the coding sequence ATGTTGTCATTTGAATACATCCTCAAGGCGATTGAAGAGGCCATCCATCAGTTGCGTTTCGATGATTCTCCACAAAGTCTTTTCGATCCGATCGTCTACACATTGTCTGAAGGTGGGAAGCGTTTGCGGCCAGCTTTTGTGCTAATGGCCTGCAATCTTTACCGAGATGATATAGAGTGTGCGATGTCGTCGGCTTTGGGGGTGGAGATGTTCCACAACTTCACGCTACTGCATGACGACTTGATGGACGAGGCGAAAAAACGTCGCAATCAGCCGACCGTCCATGTGAAATGGGATAGAAATACGGCCGTGCTTTCAGGTGACGCCATGTTGATCGTGTCCTATCGTCTGATTGGACAGACCCCGTCCTCATCATTAAAGCTTGTCTTGGATCTGTTTACGCAGACGGCGCTTGAAATCTGTGAAGGTCAACAGTTCGATATGGAGTTTGAGCGGCGTGACGATGTGACGGAAGAAGAATACATGGAGATGATCCGCCTGAAAACAGCCGTATTATTGGCTTGCAGCTTGAAGATGGGAGCATTAATCGGTGGTGCATCCGTGCATGACGCAGAGGTGCTTTATCGTTTTGGAATCCATATCGGGTTAGCGTTCCAGTTGCAAGATGATATGTTGGATGTCTACGGTGATACGAGTACATTCGGAAAAAATATAGGAGGTGATATTCTGTGCGACAAGAAGACCTTTTTGTCAGTGCTCATGTATCAGCTTGCAACAGATGAGCAAAAGACTTGCATAGCGCATTACAGAAAAGAGAACGATTCAGTTTACACTGCGAATGAGAAAATATCAGTGATCACCAGTATATATGATGAATTGAAGCTGAGGGAGCGTACACAAAGCAGGATAAAGTATCATTATGATCTCGCTGGGAGTGAATTAGCACGGTTGAGTGTAAATCAGGAAAGAAGCCAAGAGCTACTCCGTGTTTGCAGTCTGCTGATAGATCGAGCAAAGTAA
- a CDS encoding energy transducer TonB codes for MEVKKSPKADLEGSKGLGILMGLVVGLAVLFVGFEWGTQDQVVQKDEGISDVIAEEEMDITRQDETPPPPPPPDVPNVAEVLNVVEDNVQVANNDLISSEDNQKAAQVQVYTPPAVTHEEEEESPQHIFVVVEEMPEFPGGQAELMSYIAKSIKYPVVAQENGIQGRVTCTFVVNRDGTIVDAQVVRGIDPALDKEALRVINSMPKWKPGKQRGKPVRVKFTLPVTFRLQQ; via the coding sequence ATGGAAGTCAAGAAATCGCCAAAAGCAGATCTTGAAGGTAGTAAGGGCCTAGGCATCCTCATGGGGTTGGTCGTGGGCTTGGCTGTTCTGTTCGTTGGGTTTGAATGGGGTACCCAAGATCAGGTCGTTCAGAAAGACGAAGGGATCAGCGATGTTATCGCGGAGGAAGAGATGGATATCACAAGGCAGGATGAGACGCCTCCCCCTCCCCCTCCTCCCGATGTGCCCAATGTGGCTGAAGTGCTGAATGTGGTAGAAGATAATGTGCAGGTTGCGAATAATGACCTGATATCTTCCGAGGACAATCAGAAAGCAGCCCAGGTGCAGGTTTATACTCCTCCTGCGGTAACGCATGAGGAAGAAGAAGAGTCTCCACAGCACATTTTTGTAGTGGTAGAGGAAATGCCGGAGTTTCCGGGTGGACAGGCTGAATTGATGAGCTATATCGCTAAGTCAATTAAGTATCCTGTTGTAGCGCAGGAAAATGGCATTCAAGGACGTGTTACTTGTACGTTTGTTGTGAACAGAGACGGTACGATTGTAGATGCTCAGGTGGTCCGTGGTATTGATCCAGCTCTCGATAAAGAGGCGCTTCGTGTGATCAATTCCATGCCGAAATGGAAGCCTGGTAAGCAGCGTGGCAAGCCTGTACGTGTGAAGTTTACACTTCCCGTAACGTTCCGCCTGCAGCAATAA
- the pckA gene encoding phosphoenolpyruvate carboxykinase (ATP), whose amino-acid sequence MAKLDLTKYGITGTTEIVHNPSYEDLFNEEMKPGLEGYEKGQLTELGAVNVMTGIYTGRSPKDKFIVMDETSKDTVWWTSEEYKNDNKPASAEAWNAVKEIAKKELSNKRLFVVDGFCGANRSTCLRVRFIMEVAWQAHFVTNMFIRPTKEELESFEPDFIVYNASKAKVENYKELGLNSETAVVFNLTSKEQVIINTWYGGEMKKGMFSMMNYFKPLEGIASMHCSANTDTNGQNTAIFFGLSGTGKTTLSTDPKRLLIGDDEHGWDDEGVFNYEGGCYAKVINLDKDSEPDIYRAIKRNALLENVTVDANGKIDFKDKSVTENTRVSYPIYHIEKIVKPISKGPAAKNVIFLSADAFGVLPPVSILTPEQTKYYFLSGFTAKLAGTERGITEPTPTFSACFGQAFLELHPTKYAEELVKKMERSGAKAYLVNTGWNGTGKRISIRDTRGIIDAILEGHILKAPTKKLPFFDFEIPTELPGVDPKILDPRDTYANEAEWETKAKDLAGRFVKNFVKYEGNAAGKALVAAGPKL is encoded by the coding sequence ATGGCAAAACTCGATTTGACGAAGTACGGTATCACGGGTACCACGGAGATTGTGCACAATCCTTCTTACGAGGATCTGTTTAACGAAGAGATGAAGCCCGGTTTGGAGGGCTATGAAAAAGGTCAGCTGACGGAGCTGGGTGCAGTGAACGTTATGACGGGCATCTACACCGGGCGATCGCCGAAGGATAAGTTTATCGTCATGGACGAGACGAGTAAGGACACCGTATGGTGGACGTCGGAGGAATACAAGAACGACAATAAGCCGGCATCGGCCGAGGCGTGGAATGCGGTCAAGGAGATTGCCAAGAAGGAGCTGTCGAACAAGCGGCTCTTCGTAGTGGACGGCTTCTGCGGCGCCAATCGGTCGACATGTCTGAGGGTACGCTTTATCATGGAAGTGGCTTGGCAAGCGCACTTTGTGACGAACATGTTCATCCGTCCGACGAAGGAAGAGCTGGAGTCGTTCGAGCCAGATTTCATCGTCTACAACGCTTCGAAGGCGAAGGTGGAGAACTACAAGGAGCTGGGGCTTAACTCAGAGACCGCCGTGGTCTTCAACCTGACCTCCAAGGAACAGGTGATCATCAACACATGGTACGGCGGCGAGATGAAGAAGGGTATGTTCTCGATGATGAACTACTTCAAGCCGCTCGAGGGCATCGCCTCCATGCACTGCTCCGCCAACACGGACACGAACGGACAGAATACAGCGATCTTCTTCGGCCTCTCGGGCACAGGTAAGACGACGCTATCGACCGACCCGAAGCGTCTGCTGATCGGCGACGACGAGCACGGATGGGACGACGAAGGCGTCTTCAATTACGAGGGCGGATGCTACGCCAAAGTGATCAACCTAGATAAGGACAGCGAGCCAGACATCTATCGCGCCATCAAGCGCAACGCCCTGCTGGAGAACGTGACGGTAGATGCGAACGGCAAGATCGACTTCAAGGACAAGAGCGTGACCGAGAACACGCGCGTATCGTACCCGATCTATCACATCGAAAAGATCGTGAAGCCCATCTCGAAGGGTCCGGCTGCGAAGAATGTGATCTTCCTCTCTGCCGACGCGTTCGGGGTGCTGCCGCCCGTGTCTATCCTGACGCCGGAGCAGACGAAGTATTACTTCCTCTCTGGTTTCACCGCGAAGCTGGCCGGTACAGAGCGCGGTATCACCGAGCCGACACCGACCTTCTCCGCTTGCTTTGGACAGGCATTCCTCGAACTGCATCCGACGAAGTATGCCGAAGAGCTGGTGAAGAAGATGGAGCGCAGCGGTGCCAAGGCCTATCTGGTGAACACGGGATGGAACGGCACGGGCAAGCGTATCTCGATCCGCGATACACGCGGCATCATCGACGCCATCCTCGAGGGACACATCCTCAAGGCACCGACGAAGAAGCTGCCCTTCTTCGACTTCGAGATCCCGACGGAACTGCCGGGTGTTGATCCGAAGATCCTCGATCCGCGCGACACGTACGCTAACGAAGCCGAGTGGGAGACGAAGGCGAAGGATCTGGCCGGACGCTTCGTGAAGAACTTCGTGAAGTACGAAGGCAATGCAGCTGGCAAGGCGCTCGTAGCTGCGGGCCCGAAGCTGTAA
- a CDS encoding GNAT family N-acetyltransferase, with product MIRIDREDDGRRGRFVIYEDELYAGEMTYEWQDARTIIVDHTGVESYFGGKGYGRLLIGAGVDFARREGLRIVPVCSFVRKSFERDASLADVKA from the coding sequence ATGATACGAATAGACAGAGAAGACGACGGACGGCGTGGCCGCTTCGTCATCTATGAAGATGAGCTGTATGCCGGCGAGATGACGTACGAGTGGCAGGACGCGCGGACGATCATCGTGGATCACACAGGCGTGGAGAGCTACTTCGGCGGTAAGGGCTACGGCCGACTGCTGATTGGCGCGGGCGTGGACTTTGCCCGACGCGAGGGACTGAGGATCGTCCCCGTGTGCTCGTTTGTCAGGAAGAGCTTCGAGCGCGACGCGTCGCTGGCGGACGTGAAGGCCTGA
- a CDS encoding VOC family protein encodes MSPTPLRIEHVALYTADLEATRDFFERYFHATAGPLYHNPTKQFRSYFLTFPGGSARLEIMTRPALLPSATADSLGYAHIALSVGSPAEVDALTDRLRHDGYAVLSGPRTTGDGYYESVVAAVGGLTIEITV; translated from the coding sequence ATGTCGCCCACCCCGCTACGCATCGAGCATGTGGCGCTCTACACCGCTGATCTGGAGGCTACGCGCGATTTCTTCGAGCGTTACTTCCATGCCACCGCCGGTCCGCTCTACCACAACCCGACGAAGCAGTTCCGGTCGTACTTCCTCACCTTTCCCGGCGGCAGCGCACGGCTGGAGATCATGACACGCCCGGCGTTGCTCCCATCCGCCACGGCCGACAGTCTCGGCTACGCCCACATCGCCCTCAGCGTGGGTAGCCCGGCGGAGGTAGACGCCTTGACCGATCGGCTGCGGCACGACGGTTACGCAGTCCTCAGCGGCCCACGCACCACCGGCGACGGATACTACGAAAGCGTCGTCGCTGCCGTCGGCGGTCTCACGATCGAGATCACCGTCTGA
- the pdxH gene encoding pyridoxamine 5'-phosphate oxidase — protein MAQDLHLENIRREYSSRSLSRKELPDDPLEMVDQWLNEALETKVNEPTAMIVATATPDGRPSVRTVLLKEVVGGRFVFYSNYESRKGRQMAENSHVAVTFLWHELERQIHVEGTVTRLSPEESDAYFTMRPYKSRVGARISPQSQPIPSREYIMMRFASESLRFVGREVPRPDNWGGYAVTPSRIEFWQGRDSRLHDRFLYELQPDGHWDLHRLAP, from the coding sequence ATGGCACAAGATTTACACTTAGAGAATATCCGCCGCGAGTATTCCTCGCGCAGCCTGAGCCGAAAAGAACTGCCCGACGATCCGCTGGAAATGGTGGATCAATGGCTCAATGAGGCCCTCGAAACGAAAGTCAACGAACCCACCGCCATGATCGTGGCCACGGCTACGCCAGACGGTCGGCCGAGTGTCCGCACGGTCCTGCTCAAGGAAGTCGTGGGCGGCCGCTTCGTCTTTTACTCCAACTATGAGAGTCGCAAAGGGCGACAGATGGCCGAAAACTCGCACGTGGCTGTCACCTTCCTCTGGCACGAGTTGGAGCGGCAGATTCATGTCGAGGGCACCGTCACGCGGCTCAGCCCCGAGGAGAGCGACGCCTATTTCACCATGAGGCCCTACAAAAGCCGCGTCGGGGCACGCATTTCACCGCAGAGTCAGCCCATCCCCTCGCGCGAATACATTATGATGCGCTTCGCCTCAGAGAGCCTGCGCTTCGTCGGCCGCGAGGTGCCCCGGCCCGACAACTGGGGCGGGTACGCCGTCACACCCAGCCGCATCGAGTTCTGGCAGGGCCGCGACAGTCGGCTGCACGACCGCTTCCTCTACGAGCTCCAACCGGATGGCCACTGGGATCTTCACCGCCTCGCCCCCTGA
- a CDS encoding SusC/RagA family TonB-linked outer membrane protein, whose product MANTGKRRTHYERIIAAWAVIALTGGMPHVMKADGAALRAATAEMQADGVVHGVIVDDKGEAIIGASVLEKGTSNGTITDADGKFTLRAKAGTRLVISYIGYRTQEVTASATMRIVLHEDSELLNEVVVVGYGTQKKVNLTGAVATVDIGKTLEARPYSDVSKALQGAVSGLSVVNSSGQLGAAPTMTIRGVGTLSNSAQSAPFILVDGVPMDDLSLLNTQDIQSVSVLKDAASTSIYGARAAFGVILITTKSASKTDRTTVNYTNNIAWETPTILPNYPDVPTQLRALIEANDRAGDESELFGMYLKQMLPDAEKWRDRNNGRKTGYREMVLGEDFTLDKNGVGSYFADWDMVNIMFRKWRPSQSHNISVQGTSGKTSYYMSVGYNHDEGVMKFNPEKLNKWTTMLNVTTDLTDWLQVGARFSYSNKGMTGPATRRTTYQYMWRWGSFFGPYGTYKGTDFRNDIAYRKQAGDRIENDAFTRLGGFLKATLAKGLTLNADYTFNVLNRNRRIAEVPLKGWNSWGGKLDDIVYYTTSSNLEERSIVDRSYVFNLYGNYLLDVQDAHHFNFMLGANAESGELDMHSSTRNDLLAAGMPEFNLANGDQFVDGSHSHWATAGYFGRVNYDYKGIWLLELNGRYDGSSRFPANSRWAFFPSISGGWRISEQSFFEPIRRTINNMKLRASYGEIGNQAVGDNMFISTIGKRNDEKGKTSDKEDDVIHWLGQGGDLVVAYGMPKLVSSKLRWERIQTLDVGADFGFLDNSLNISFDWYQRTTRDMLAPGRTVPQVLGANPPYVNAGVLRTRGWELNIDWRHRFNEVTVYANANLGDYTTTIVEWDNDTKLLNSNYSGKRYGDIWGFETDRYFTKEDFNADGTYKSGVASQKGLESGKFTYGPGDIKFKDLNGDGKIDGGKGTADDHGDLKVIGNTTPRYQYGFHLGGEWRNFDVDLFFQGVGKRDVWTQSAFVMPFMRGADALYANQTSYWTEKNPDQNADFPRLFPGNASRGTISVLEQGRNNFYPQTKYLVNMAYLRFKNLTVGYTLPQALTRKAHIQKVRVYFSGSNIMEIIKRSKAPVDPEVNDKEEGAALGNATWGRIDPMYRTFSFGLQLTL is encoded by the coding sequence ATGGCAAACACAGGAAAACGAAGAACTCATTATGAGCGAATCATTGCAGCCTGGGCAGTGATTGCGCTGACGGGGGGCATGCCCCATGTCATGAAAGCGGACGGGGCGGCCCTCAGGGCGGCAACCGCCGAAATGCAGGCCGACGGCGTCGTGCACGGCGTGATCGTGGACGATAAGGGCGAGGCCATTATCGGCGCCAGCGTGCTGGAAAAAGGCACGTCGAACGGTACAATCACCGACGCCGACGGGAAATTCACGCTCCGTGCCAAAGCGGGCACGCGGCTCGTCATCTCCTACATCGGCTACCGCACCCAAGAGGTGACGGCTTCGGCCACGATGCGCATCGTACTGCATGAGGATAGCGAGCTGCTGAACGAAGTCGTCGTCGTGGGTTACGGCACCCAGAAAAAGGTCAACCTGACCGGCGCCGTGGCCACGGTCGACATCGGTAAGACACTCGAGGCGCGGCCATATTCTGACGTCTCGAAGGCGCTTCAGGGCGCCGTGTCGGGCCTCTCGGTCGTGAACAGCAGCGGTCAGCTTGGCGCCGCACCCACGATGACCATCCGCGGCGTGGGTACGCTGAGCAACAGCGCACAGAGCGCCCCCTTCATCCTTGTCGACGGGGTGCCGATGGACGACCTCTCGCTCCTCAACACGCAGGACATCCAAAGCGTCTCCGTGCTCAAGGACGCCGCATCGACCTCCATCTACGGTGCGCGTGCGGCCTTCGGTGTGATCCTCATCACCACGAAATCGGCCAGCAAAACGGATCGCACCACCGTGAACTACACGAACAACATCGCCTGGGAAACGCCCACCATCCTGCCGAACTATCCCGACGTGCCGACGCAGCTCCGCGCCCTGATCGAGGCCAACGACCGCGCGGGCGATGAGAGCGAACTCTTCGGCATGTACCTCAAGCAAATGCTGCCGGATGCGGAGAAATGGCGCGATCGCAACAACGGGCGGAAGACAGGCTATCGCGAGATGGTGCTCGGCGAAGACTTTACGCTCGACAAAAACGGCGTCGGCAGCTACTTCGCCGACTGGGACATGGTGAACATCATGTTCCGCAAATGGCGCCCCTCACAGAGCCACAACATCTCCGTGCAGGGCACAAGCGGCAAGACGTCGTACTACATGTCCGTGGGTTACAACCACGACGAGGGCGTGATGAAGTTCAACCCCGAGAAGCTGAACAAGTGGACCACGATGCTGAACGTGACCACCGACCTCACCGACTGGTTGCAAGTGGGCGCTCGCTTCAGCTACAGCAACAAGGGCATGACGGGGCCGGCCACGAGACGCACCACCTACCAATACATGTGGCGCTGGGGCAGCTTCTTCGGGCCTTACGGCACGTATAAAGGCACTGACTTCCGCAACGACATTGCCTACCGCAAGCAGGCTGGCGACCGCATCGAGAACGATGCCTTTACGCGCCTCGGAGGCTTCCTCAAGGCTACACTGGCCAAGGGATTGACGCTGAATGCAGACTACACTTTCAATGTCCTCAACCGCAACCGACGCATCGCCGAGGTGCCCCTGAAGGGCTGGAACTCATGGGGCGGTAAGCTCGACGACATCGTGTATTACACCACCTCATCGAACCTCGAAGAGCGATCGATCGTCGACCGCTCCTACGTCTTCAATCTCTACGGCAACTACCTGCTCGACGTGCAGGACGCACACCACTTCAACTTCATGCTCGGCGCCAACGCGGAGAGTGGCGAACTCGATATGCACAGCTCTACACGCAACGACCTGCTGGCCGCGGGCATGCCGGAGTTCAACCTCGCTAACGGCGACCAGTTCGTCGACGGTTCGCACTCGCACTGGGCTACGGCGGGCTACTTCGGACGTGTCAACTACGACTATAAAGGCATCTGGCTCTTGGAACTTAACGGCCGTTACGACGGCTCGTCACGCTTCCCGGCGAACAGTCGCTGGGCCTTCTTCCCGTCCATATCGGGCGGCTGGCGCATCAGCGAGCAGAGCTTCTTCGAGCCGATCCGTCGCACGATCAACAACATGAAGTTGCGCGCCTCCTACGGCGAAATCGGCAACCAGGCCGTGGGCGACAACATGTTCATCTCTACCATCGGTAAGCGCAACGATGAAAAGGGCAAGACGAGTGACAAGGAGGACGACGTCATCCATTGGTTAGGACAGGGCGGCGACCTCGTCGTGGCTTACGGCATGCCCAAGCTCGTCTCCTCGAAGCTGCGTTGGGAACGCATCCAAACGCTCGACGTGGGCGCCGACTTCGGCTTCTTGGATAACAGCCTGAACATCTCCTTCGACTGGTACCAACGCACCACACGCGATATGCTCGCCCCCGGACGCACCGTGCCGCAAGTGCTCGGCGCCAATCCGCCCTACGTCAACGCCGGTGTGCTCCGCACCCGCGGTTGGGAGCTGAACATCGACTGGCGTCACCGCTTCAATGAGGTCACGGTTTATGCCAACGCCAACCTAGGCGACTACACGACCACCATCGTAGAGTGGGACAACGACACGAAGCTGCTCAACTCCAACTACAGCGGCAAGCGCTACGGTGACATCTGGGGCTTCGAAACGGATCGCTACTTCACGAAGGAGGACTTCAATGCCGACGGCACGTATAAGTCTGGCGTCGCCTCGCAGAAAGGACTCGAGAGCGGCAAGTTCACCTACGGCCCGGGCGACATCAAGTTCAAGGATCTCAACGGAGACGGCAAGATCGACGGCGGTAAGGGTACGGCCGATGACCACGGCGACCTGAAGGTGATCGGTAACACCACGCCCCGCTATCAGTATGGCTTCCACCTGGGTGGTGAATGGCGCAACTTCGACGTCGACCTCTTCTTCCAAGGCGTAGGCAAACGCGACGTATGGACGCAGAGTGCGTTCGTGATGCCCTTCATGCGTGGCGCCGATGCGCTCTACGCGAACCAGACGAGCTACTGGACGGAGAAGAATCCGGATCAGAATGCAGACTTCCCGCGCCTCTTCCCCGGCAATGCTTCGCGCGGTACGATCAGCGTCTTGGAGCAGGGCCGCAACAACTTCTATCCGCAGACGAAGTACTTAGTCAACATGGCCTACCTACGCTTCAAAAACCTCACCGTGGGCTACACCCTGCCGCAGGCTCTGACCCGCAAGGCACACATTCAGAAGGTGCGCGTCTACTTCAGTGGCAGCAACATCATGGAGATCATCAAGCGGAGCAAAGCCCCCGTCGATCCGGAAGTGAACGATAAGGAGGAAGGCGCCGCCCTTGGCAATGCCACCTGGGGACGCATCGACCCGATGTATCGCACCTTCTCATTCGGTCTTCAGCTCACGCTTTAA
- a CDS encoding RagB/SusD family nutrient uptake outer membrane protein has product MKRIAIPSLLLAVALTSACNSFLDKEPLDMFTDENFWESENTVASYANSFYEQFAGYGNGNSYGDFYFKTLSDDQAGGYSFADWTFTNVPANSAEWKDGWVEIRRANILVDRVDRVNMPDAAKAHWRGVGRLMRAWQYYKLVRDYGDLPWVDKPIDFHDEAKLYGPRESRDAVMDKVLEDLNYACENMYDNTSRTTLNRNVAYAMKAEICLFEGTFRKYRKAEDGQTAPDAAGATRYLTAARDAAAHLMSKSFKLNPSYQENYNAVDLSSNPEMIFYKAYKKDVMQHSLVAYVSSSTQLNGMSKDAFEAYLFTDGKPLALTSLDKGDAARTIPVTRTVAGKTVHDTVMSISHLLALRDKRLSATIDTALCYVGRGFTRYGVGMAMTSSTGYGVCKYDNPALPERDRNQTTRNYTHAPLFWLSVVYLEYAEACAELGSITQADLDRSVNLLRDRAGLPHLNVNPGFDDPANKMGVSSLIWEIRRERRCELMFDNDFRYWDLIRWHQLDRLDSSTHPDILNGANISADVTDKLVTRSGNYVNGSKGKTRTYDKKHYWYPIPTDQMDLNKQLKQNPGW; this is encoded by the coding sequence ATGAAAAGAATAGCAATACCAAGCCTTTTGCTGGCCGTAGCGCTCACCTCGGCCTGCAACAGCTTCCTCGATAAAGAGCCGCTCGACATGTTCACCGACGAGAACTTCTGGGAGAGCGAGAACACCGTCGCCAGTTACGCCAACAGCTTCTACGAGCAGTTCGCGGGCTACGGCAACGGCAATTCCTACGGCGACTTCTACTTCAAAACCCTCTCTGACGACCAGGCCGGCGGATACAGCTTCGCCGACTGGACCTTCACCAACGTGCCCGCCAATAGTGCCGAATGGAAAGACGGCTGGGTGGAAATCCGACGCGCCAACATCCTCGTCGACCGTGTCGACCGTGTCAACATGCCCGACGCCGCCAAGGCACACTGGCGCGGCGTGGGCCGACTGATGCGCGCTTGGCAGTACTACAAGTTAGTCCGCGACTATGGCGACTTGCCCTGGGTCGATAAGCCCATCGACTTCCACGACGAGGCCAAGCTCTACGGCCCCCGTGAGAGCCGCGACGCGGTGATGGATAAGGTGCTCGAGGACCTCAACTACGCCTGCGAGAACATGTACGACAACACCTCCCGCACGACGCTCAACCGCAACGTGGCCTACGCCATGAAGGCTGAAATCTGCCTCTTCGAGGGCACCTTCCGCAAGTATCGCAAGGCGGAGGACGGCCAGACGGCCCCCGACGCCGCCGGTGCCACGCGCTATCTGACCGCCGCCCGCGACGCCGCCGCGCATCTGATGTCGAAGAGCTTCAAGCTGAACCCGTCCTATCAGGAGAATTACAACGCGGTCGACCTCAGCTCGAACCCGGAGATGATCTTCTACAAAGCCTATAAAAAGGATGTGATGCAACACTCACTGGTCGCCTACGTCAGCTCCTCGACGCAGCTCAACGGCATGTCGAAGGACGCCTTCGAGGCCTACCTCTTTACCGACGGCAAGCCGTTGGCCCTGACCTCGCTCGACAAGGGCGACGCCGCCCGCACCATACCCGTGACGCGCACCGTGGCCGGAAAGACGGTCCATGACACCGTCATGTCCATCAGCCACCTGCTCGCCCTACGCGACAAACGCCTCTCGGCCACCATCGACACGGCCCTCTGCTACGTCGGCCGCGGCTTCACGCGCTACGGCGTCGGCATGGCCATGACCTCCTCCACCGGCTACGGCGTCTGCAAGTACGACAACCCCGCCCTGCCTGAACGCGACCGCAACCAAACGACGCGCAACTACACGCATGCGCCGCTCTTCTGGCTCTCCGTCGTCTATCTGGAGTATGCTGAAGCCTGCGCCGAACTGGGCTCCATCACGCAGGCCGACCTCGATCGCAGCGTCAACCTGCTCCGCGATCGCGCTGGACTGCCTCATCTCAACGTCAACCCCGGCTTCGACGACCCGGCAAACAAGATGGGCGTCAGCTCACTCATTTGGGAGATCCGCCGCGAGCGCCGTTGCGAGCTGATGTTCGACAACGACTTCCGCTACTGGGACCTCATCCGCTGGCACCAGCTCGACCGCCTCGACTCGTCCACGCACCCCGACATCCTGAACGGCGCCAACATCTCGGCCGACGTGACCGACAAGCTCGTCACCCGCTCAGGCAACTACGTCAACGGTTCGAAGGGCAAGACCCGCACCTACGACAAGAAGCATTACTGGTACCCGATCCCCACGGATCAGATGGATCTGAACAAGCAATTGAAGCAGAATCCCGGCTGGTAA